One Nymphaea colorata isolate Beijing-Zhang1983 chromosome 12, ASM883128v2, whole genome shotgun sequence genomic window, tatatatatatcacacacacATGCCACACACTATGGGGCAACAAAAAACTTGACAACTATGCGAAAAGAACCATGAAACATTAGTTGTATAATAAATTGTCACTAATATTCATAtgtgatatatacatatatatatatatataaagaaatacCCAACCATCTAACCATGATTGTCCATATGAAAGAGataaatggttgagagaaaaataatgaaaaaaaaatatgtgaaataatattagatgaatgtccatcatttttttctccttgttttttaattttaatgttcAATTATGTTAAATTAAATAGCCCTGGTATATGGCTGGATGACTCTGGAAAGCGaaagtcaccatttaatttttatatatatattgaagtcAGCTGTTTCAAATCTCCATTTGATCTCTTCTATGCAAAAGGAAGAACCTAATATTCAGAGTTCTTATAATTGGCTGTTGGCAGAATCTAATTTCTTTAGCCCTTGCTTACATAACTGACGTATACGTGACAATGCTGTTCGTATGCGCCTGTAGAATCCTCCTGTTCCATGTTCACTATTTTGCTTGCAAAAACTAAGTTATTCCGCTGCATGTATAGGTTTTTCACTACCTTTACATGTGGGGGTCCACAATAACATAAATATGATCAGTAGTTAAAtaatcaatctctctctcgaATAGAGTACATGATCATTGCTGCAATTAAGAGATTAAAAATATGATCAACATCAGCGTTTGGAAATTCTCGAGGCAGTATGATGTCGTTTTGTAAGTAGGCTTGATATATCTATGGTAATGAAATAGGTTTGTGGTTAACCAGtagttttctttaataattaattaatgTATAGTCGATGAGTGCTGATGTTAATGATGCGTTTTTTATAGTGTTAAGGAAGGCACCCCATtaattaatctctctctctctctctctctctctctctctctctctcctttggattttaaaattttttatgtttagtattttgcttttaaaattcGATCAAGGGAAAAAGCGGCCGCTAAGGGACGGTTAAGCTTTGGGAAGAAAGCAAAGCAGGCGTGGGAAAGCTGGTGGGTGAGCACTCGGTGTTATTTTATACATGGAGGCAGAGGAAAACATGACAGGACAAATAACCTCTACACATGTCGACCCACCAAATATCCCTCCATGTCTCCCTCCTGTAAGCTACCCAACATGCCTTAAAAAGTAAGAAGGTTAGCTTAGCTAGTTTACGGTGATTCATGCAATTTATGCCCATATTTGCAATTTATCAACAACTCTCCATCCTAAATTTTATGGTGATTCATGCAATTTATGCTTATACTTCACAACTTATCAACGGTTTTGATCCAAGTGAAGGCGGAATCCTTCTTCCTTCGACCGCTTGTCTACAGGGTGCAAGGGTTGCGTCCAAACCTAGAATGGGGTCGGTgaatttttctaatgaaaatcAAGGATTCCCAATCCAACAACAAACTGTGCTACTTTGTCTTAAAGATAACAACTGATCAAGATTGCATTTTGAAGCCTTGTAGATACATCATGACTTGACAACAACCTGGTTGATCAAATTTCTCCACTAATCTATTCTAAGTCAAGGACTGAAGTTGTCATTTATTTAATTGTTGACTTAGCAATTCGTTGATTAGACGCAAAACTATGTAAGCTTCTCCTTTTATTCCcccctttcttttttactttagTCAAGCGGATGGAACATTTGAGATCTATAGACCCAACGCAAGGCTAGCGTAGCCAtattctcaagtttatcaattTTGGGAACATATCTATATGCTCTATTCTAGCTAAGCAAGCCACTAGCTCCATGGAGctaaaatctatatatatatatatatatatatattcacccTTAAAAGGCTCACTCGCTACAATCAACTCGCACGTATAGCTAACCATTGGTGTCTAAtcaaggaaaaatgagaaatcaattGAGTCCCCACCAACTTGGTACGTGGGACCCACCTGCTGAAAGCAGCCCCAATGGAATTATAGATAGCTTTGGAGTCATCCCTTCAAGGGCATATTAGTaatcaaaagaaagaataagcAACTTTACTTAAATAAGATTAAACGCAGCAGGCACTAGACTACTAATATAAAGGGAGACTGAAAAAaagattcatttttcttttttctgaattCCACTAATTTATCGGCAATCGTTGATCTGTCGGGACTCGAGTAGTAAACAACGTGCTCTCACCTGCTCATACTCACACTACCCCACAAccccttttttttaattcaaaaataaagTGTTAAATTATTCACCGTTGATCTTTGATAGAatattaaaagcaaaaaaaaaaaaaacatgcttgatGCCACGGACCACAGTGCAAGCCGaagtcctcatttttttttctttgttttggggaaaaattttcaaacctgCAATACCACCAATCCCCAAAAACCACCCCTCCCTAAAACCGCGCCTGCTCCTGCGTGTGCTGAAAAGAAGAcaaaccctagagagagagagagagagaagagagagagggagagggctTCATCcctcttcattcttttctttcccttctgcTACACCAACAGAGAGCTTCCCTAAGATCTCGGAGCTGCAGCAGCAGaagcaggagagagagaatacGTGTTCATCACACGAGAGAAGTCTGCAAATCTTGCTGTTGATAGATAGATGATAGATACCTAATCAGTCATCGCTGTCCTTGGTTGCTCTGAGAATTTCTTCGTCTTAATttgcttctttctctcttcttctttttcttcttttaagagGGAGAGTGCAGAAACAACAGAAAGCCTGGCAAACAGGTGGTGGACCGGCCATGTGGGGCTGCCGAGCCTCAACCCGGCCGGCGTACCGGCGAGTTCTCCGGCAGGTTCGTACCGGAGCTCAACCGACTCGCTCTTCCCTAACCTCAACAAAATTGATAAGACGCCTATACAGTCTGTGGACGACAAGACCGCAAACCAGGCGTGCTCGGAGTCATCCCCAAGGGAGACCAAGTCTGATCCCGAGCACGATGACCCGAATACCGGACAGGAGGTAGTGGAGGCTGGATTCCGGCGTCCTCGCGGCCGGCCACCGGGCTCGAAGAACAAACCAAAGCCGCCGATCATTATCACGAGAGACAGCCCGAACGCCATGAGAACGCACGTCATGGAGGTCGCAAACGGGAGCGACGTCGCCGACTCCATCGCCGTCTACGCCCGCCGGAGGCAACGCGGTGTCTGCGTGCTAACTGGCAACGGCACGGTTGCGAACGTCTCTCTGCGCCAGCCAGCCGCCCCTGGATCGGTGGTTACGCTCCACGGCCGGTTCGAAATATTGTCGCTCTCCGGCGCGTTTCTGCCGGGACCTGCACCACCAGGTGCTACTGGACTGACAGTTTACCTCGCCGGTGGGCAGGGCCAGGTTGTAGGCGGCAGTGTCGTCGGACCGTTGGTAGCTGCCGGGCCTGTCATGGTGGTGGCCGCAACCTTTTCCAACGCTACGTACGAGAGGCTGCCGCTCGAAGATGAGGGAGAGATGCCAGGTGCGGGTGCGTCCGCTGCCGGAATCTCTGCGTCCCCGGGCTCCGGTGGCGGTGGCTTAGGAGAGGGACCGCCACTCCCCATTTTCAATCTGCCTCCGAATTTGATGACCAACGGCCAGCTCGGGCACGACGCTTTCCCCGGATGGGCGCCTTCTCGGCCACCAACGTACTAAAAGGAAGAAGCTCAAAGTGGGGACTCTTCTCAATCaatccttcttttcttctgctgctgctaaTTCAATATGGTcttctatctatatatatatatatatatatgcacacactatatatatggcatctctttctctctacatATAAATAGTATGGTGATCTTTAGTTATGCTACTACCTGAGTGTTTTGATTTTGTTTCTATGCCTAGATTAATGagaaataatttattttcatgaacATATCTCCACAATAAGGAGCAGCATCATCTTGACCATGACCCCACTAAGATGATGGCAATGATGAACCTAACTATCATCATCATTATTGACATTGATTCTTGTAGTCTGGAAAATGGTGATGTTGCTGAGCATGGTATACTAATTTGAGCACTAGGTTGTGTAGTATCGCGCATATATATGGAGGAATAAGTACTTCCATGTGCTGAACATCGCTTTGTAATCACTGGAACCTCAATGTTGGACGttttagatccttgattttgcAAATTTCAGGATGTGCTTCGGCTGAAATATTTAGAGGCTTCTGTCCTGTACCTATTTTGGTGACCTTAAATTGTTATTGAATAAATTCCTGTTGGGTtgtttgctgctgctgctcctattttggtgattgaGGTCATCGTGGTGATTATGGCATGGGTGTTAGTGCTTGCTAGAGAAGAGGGCTTTATACATATAACTATGCATATGGGCTTCTTTGGTTGTGAAACCTTCTTGGGCGTTTAGCTTTCGATTGCTTAAAATTTGATTTACTTGGTACTTTCATCTGCACTACATGCATATTTCTTTCAAGACCTAAAAGAAAAGTATAAAGTTCTTTAGAGTT contains:
- the LOC116265809 gene encoding AT-hook motif nuclear-localized protein 20-like is translated as SVIAVLGCSENFFVLICFFLSSSFSSFKRESAETTESLANRWWTGHVGLPSLNPAGVPASSPAGSYRSSTDSLFPNLNKIDKTPIQSVDDKTANQACSESSPRETKSDPEHDDPNTGQEVVEAGFRRPRGRPPGSKNKPKPPIIITRDSPNAMRTHVMEVANGSDVADSIAVYARRRQRGVCVLTGNGTVANVSLRQPAAPGSVVTLHGRFEILSLSGAFLPGPAPPGATGLTVYLAGGQGQVVGGSVVGPLVAAGPVMVVAATFSNATYERLPLEDEGEMPGAGASAAGISASPGSGGGGLGEGPPLPIFNLPPNLMTNGQLGHDAFPGWAPSRPPTY